The following coding sequences lie in one Seriola aureovittata isolate HTS-2021-v1 ecotype China chromosome 5, ASM2101889v1, whole genome shotgun sequence genomic window:
- the b3galt8 gene encoding beta-1,3-galactosyltransferase 2, protein MRKTFSWRFVKLLAVSALLVLSAQIFVSTPSKHLPKPGPLPEDEYRVISPETYQYILNQPAVCRDRSPFLVFMVPVAPQEAAARETIRKTWGAPSQDTLTLFFMGLPEGGHLSGIQDKLEDESRNHGDNIQMSFQDTYQNLTIKTVMMMNWLATHCPKASYVMKVDADIFVNVFYLLRWLRSSPRQSFITGSVINDGRPRRDSNSKWHVSAEQYPEDSFPPYVSGAGYVFSADMAGRISRASRFVRMIPLEDVYVGLCLRVLGVRPVYCISLLSLRNLFEIRNLEYNRCTFAKLIIVNGFKPSQLQRAWQDFSEGHTSC, encoded by the coding sequence ATGAGGAAAACTTTCTCCTGGAGATTTGTCAAATTACTCGCCGTGTCAGCGCTGCTCGTCCTGTCTGCTCAGATCTTTGTGAGTACACCGAGTAAACACCTACCAAAGCCCGGCCCACTTCCTGAGGACGAATACAGGGTCATATCCCCTGAAACATACCAGTATATTCTCAACCAGCCCGCTGTATGCCGGGACAGAAGCCCTTTCCTGGTCTTTATGGTCCCAGTTGCCCCCCAGGAGGCTGCAGCAAGGGAGACTATCAGGAAAACATGGGGTGCACCAAGTCAGGACACCCTCACTCTCTTCTTTATGGGGCTCCCTGAGGGGGGGCACCTGTCCGGCATCCAGGACAAGCTGGAGGACGAGAGTAGGAACCACGGGGACAACATCCAGATGAGCTTCCAGGACACTTACCAGAATCTGACCATCAAGAccgtgatgatgatgaactgGCTGGCGACCCACTGCCCAAAAGCCTCCTACGTCATGAAGGTGGACGCTGACATCTTTGTGAATGTGTTCTACCTCCTCAGATGGCTGAGGAGCTCCCCACGGCAGAGCTTCATCACAGGGTCAGTGATCAACGACGGCCGGCCGAGGAGGGACAGCAACAGTAAGTGGCACGTGTCCGCGGAGCAGTACCCTGAAGACAGCTTCCCTCCATATGTGTCCGGGGCTGGGTATGTCTTCTCCGCAGACATGGCCGGCAGGATCTCCCGGGCGTCCAGGTTTGTCCGGATGATCCCTCTGGAGGACGTGTACGTGGGGTTATGTCTGCGCGTGCTGGGCGTCCGGCCCGTGTACTGCATCAGCCTGCTGAGCCTCAGGAATCTCTTTGAAATAAGAAACTTGGAGTACAACAGGTGCACCTTCGCCAAACTCATCATAGTCAATGGGTTCAAGCCATCACAACTGCAGCGTGCCTGGCAGGATTTCTCCGAAGGCCACACCAGCTGCTGA